TTAAATGAATCTTGGGGTTATCAAGTTACGGGATTTTATGCCCCTACACAGCGCTATGGCTCTCTCGAGGACTTTCAGTATTTTGTAGATTATTTACATAATGCGAATATTGGTGTTATCTTAGATTGGGTTCCTGGACACTTTCCTACAGATTCTTTTGCGCTCTCTTCCTTTGATGGAGAGCCTTTGTATGAATGTGTTCGTAATCCCTCTCCTCTTCATCCCCATTGGAACACGTATACCTTTGATTTCTTTTCTAAGGAGGTTGAGAACTTCCTCCTAGGAAGTGCGCTCTTTTGGTGTGACAAGATGCATATCGATGGCCTGCGTGTAGATGCTGTCGCTTCGATGTTGTATTTAGACTATGGTCGTAAAGAAGGAGAGTGGCTTCCCAATGTTTTTGGGGGGAAGGAGAACCTTGAGGTTATAGAGTTCTTTAAACACTTTAATGCAATACTTCACGAGTATTTCCCTGGGGTGCTTACGTTTGCAGAGGAGTCTACAGCATTTCCTAATGTGACTGCACCTGTATGCCATGGAGGGCTAGGATTTGATTACAAATGGAACCTCGGATGGATGCACGACACCTTTGCTTATTTCACTAAGGATCCCATATATCGTGCGTATCATCAGAATCTCCTTACCTTTAGCCTTTGGTATGCGTTTCATGAGAAGTTTCTTTTGCCGCTATCCCACGATGAGGTAGTCCATGGGAAGGGAAGCCTTTTTGGAAAAATGCCTGGGGATCTATGGTCACGCTTTGCCCAGCTGCGCCTGTTGTTTAGCTATCAGTTGTGTCAGCCGGGGAAAAAGTTGGTCTTTATGGGAGGGGAATTTGGCCAGATGCGCGAGTGGGCACCAGATTGTCCTTTAGATTGGCATCTTTTAGAACTTCCCGAGCATAAAGCGCTGCAGCTTTGCATCGCAAAGCTTAATGCTCTTTATATATCCTCCCCTGGCTTATGGAAAAAGGAAGATGAGAGTTCCTTCCGTTGGGTGGATTTTAAAGATACAAGTAACAATGTGATCTCCTACTTCAGATTTTCTGATACTCCCTCGCAAGCACTTCTTTGCGTGCACCACTTCAGCTCGGGATATTTCCCTTCCTATGTAATTACTTGTGGGAGAATAGAGAGCTGCTCACTACTTTTTAATACCGACGATGAGGAATATGGCGGCTCAGGAAAAGGAGCAAGACCTCCCATACTCTGTAGAGATTCCGGAGAAGTTTGGGGAATAGACATAGAACTTCCTCCTTTAGCAACAGTGATATTTATTGTGAGTTTTTCTGTTTAATTTATAAGTGGTTTATAGTGTTTTGTTTGAGTTTGTTTGTATTTTGATGCTGTAGATTGTTAGATCTTTTCTGTTTTATAATGAAAACATAGATGTTTATTTTTTCATTTCTATGTCTTCAATTCAAGGTGTGCAAAATTACGGAGACTCTGGATCTTTCCCTGTAAGGTTGGATCCTCATGTGGCGCCTACACCACACCTTCCTAGGGGTTCTTTTGTCTCCCCTTCAAATACTTCTGAAGCTAAAGAAAAGCGGTTGTTTTCTCATTCTGTGGGGATTTTGGCAGGCCTGACTGTGTTAACAGTTGCCATTAGTGTTGTTGTTATTGCTTTGACGATCCTAGCTCCTGGAGTTCCTCAGAGTATTTTATTAGGAATAGCTTTTTCTGGAGTGAGCCTTGGGGGGTTCACGGTCATGAAAAACCTAGTCTATACTATCCGCGATCTGATTGCCCCAAAAATGAAGGAGAAAACAAGACTGAAAAGTGCCTTAGCTATTGGAGCAGGATTTTCTGGGTTTGGCATAGCGATGAAGCTGGGATCGAACTTTATCCCTGGAGGATATGGGAACATTCTTGGGAATCTTGGAACTAGTGCGTATTCTAGGGGAATGCAGTCCACTTTGGTGGGGTTGTCTCATTTTCTCTATATGAAGTTTGCGCGTTCTGAAAAGGTCGCTAGGGGAGAAGCACTTACTCCTGAAGAAGTCATGCGAGAGGCTAGGAAACTTCATAATATCTCCCTAAGCTTAGCAATGCTTGGCGTTGGTTTTATCGTTCTTGGTGTCCTTCTTGCGATCATAGGTACGGTAATGTTGTCAGGGATTCCAGCTATGATTGCTCTGGTATTTGCTCCTCCCTTGATATCTGTAGGGATCTCTACAGTGTTAAGGACTTTTCTAAAGAGTAGTTTGAGCAAATGGCAAAACTTTTTACAGGCAAAAGCTCAAGGAGATCTCCTGATAGATTCTTCATTGAAAGATATCCGCTCTCAAAGGTTCTCATCTCCTGAAAATGAGCAGGGAATTCAAGATAGAGATGACTCTATAAAAGTTGTTTCTGAAGAAGAAGATTATGAAGATTACGGAATCCCTAGGATTTATGAAAATATCAGCGAAAGTATAGAAAGAGTTTCTGATGTTGAGGTAGATCAAAGATTATCATTAACTTCACGTCAGAAGGTAATTTTTGCTCTCACAACGATTTTACTTTTAGCTTCCTGCGCGGCACTGCTTGCTTCAGGGTTTGGAGGGCTTGTAGGTGTTCAGGCATTTTTAGTCGCTTCCATAGGTTCTACCGTAGCATCAACATCGCTGCCTCTGGTTTCCTCAGGAATTTCCTATGTTGCTTTTCAGCTAAAGGCACGGCTAAAAATTAGTAGGTTGCGTTGGAAGGAAATGCGAGAAAAGAGACATGTCCGCAAGAGTTTAGAAGAAGCAGGAATGACCTATACTGACAAAGAGTTCGATAAGGCTTGGGAGGTTGTCTAT
This genomic stretch from Chlamydia pecorum E58 harbors:
- the glgB gene encoding 1,4-alpha-glucan branching protein GlgB; amino-acid sequence: MVDRLLDPWDLTLLVSGRQSNPHGILGIVPETPEQDRIILFRPGAEEVVVEFQGEIQYAHPYHSGVFSLSVPKGVGLQDYRVYHQNGLLAHDPYAFPPVWGETDSFLFHQGTHYRIYEKMGAIPLEVAGVSGVLFVVWAPHAQRVSVVGDFNFWHGLVNPLRKLSKGIWELFIPGLDVGACYKWEIVTASGEILIKTDPYGKAFGTPPQGVAIVADPDRYVWRDQKWMLEREKVQERPMMIYEMHVGSWQWHKDEHRPLGYRELAPKLVEYCKLMNFTFVELLPITEHPLNESWGYQVTGFYAPTQRYGSLEDFQYFVDYLHNANIGVILDWVPGHFPTDSFALSSFDGEPLYECVRNPSPLHPHWNTYTFDFFSKEVENFLLGSALFWCDKMHIDGLRVDAVASMLYLDYGRKEGEWLPNVFGGKENLEVIEFFKHFNAILHEYFPGVLTFAEESTAFPNVTAPVCHGGLGFDYKWNLGWMHDTFAYFTKDPIYRAYHQNLLTFSLWYAFHEKFLLPLSHDEVVHGKGSLFGKMPGDLWSRFAQLRLLFSYQLCQPGKKLVFMGGEFGQMREWAPDCPLDWHLLELPEHKALQLCIAKLNALYISSPGLWKKEDESSFRWVDFKDTSNNVISYFRFSDTPSQALLCVHHFSSGYFPSYVITCGRIESCSLLFNTDDEEYGGSGKGARPPILCRDSGEVWGIDIELPPLATVIFIVSFSV